The following proteins are co-located in the Acidimicrobiales bacterium genome:
- a CDS encoding TrkA C-terminal domain-containing protein: protein MYGIILLLVVAMLSLVITRIATIALTATGMSQPSARFQARSALTGVGFTTTESEAVVAHPARRRIIMALMLTGSVGLATSIAGILSGVAGSADAGSRVTRGLVLVGGLVLVYAASSSQRVDRRLSKVIGGALARYTDLEVRDYAALLHVSGEYEVKEMLADAESWLAGRTLGDLRLKDEGVLVLGVVRSDGSYLGVPNRDTRIEAGDVVILYGRDEVFAELTARPRGPEGDAAHARAVTDQNEMAEREEDDDDDLNGARAG, encoded by the coding sequence GTGTACGGGATCATCCTGCTGCTGGTGGTGGCGATGCTGTCGCTGGTCATCACCCGCATCGCCACGATCGCACTCACGGCCACCGGCATGTCGCAGCCGTCCGCCCGCTTCCAGGCCCGGTCGGCCCTCACCGGCGTCGGCTTCACGACCACGGAGTCGGAGGCGGTCGTGGCCCACCCGGCCCGGCGGCGGATCATCATGGCGCTGATGCTCACCGGCAGCGTCGGCCTCGCCACCAGCATCGCCGGCATCCTGTCCGGCGTGGCCGGCTCGGCCGACGCCGGCTCGCGGGTGACCCGGGGCCTGGTCCTCGTCGGCGGCCTGGTCCTCGTCTACGCGGCCTCGTCGTCGCAGCGCGTCGACCGCCGGTTGTCGAAGGTCATCGGCGGCGCCCTGGCCCGCTACACCGACCTGGAGGTCCGGGACTACGCGGCCCTGTTGCACGTCTCGGGCGAGTACGAGGTCAAGGAGATGCTGGCCGACGCCGAGAGCTGGCTGGCGGGCCGCACGCTGGGCGACCTGCGCCTGAAGGACGAGGGCGTGCTGGTGCTGGGCGTCGTCCGGTCGGACGGGTCCTACCTGGGCGTGCCCAACCGCGACACGCGGATCGAGGCCGGTGACGTCGTGATCCTCTACGGCCGCGACGAGGTGTTCGCCGAGCTCACCGCCCGGCCGCGCGGCCCCGAGGGCGATGCCGCCCACGCCCGCGCCGTCACCGACCAGAACGAGATGGCCGAGCGCGAGGAGGACGACGACGACGACCTGAACGGGGCCCGCGCCGGCTGA